A window of the Equus asinus isolate D_3611 breed Donkey chromosome 20, EquAss-T2T_v2, whole genome shotgun sequence genome harbors these coding sequences:
- the LOC106837654 gene encoding caspase-12-like, producing the protein MAGRGPEKEDPVNLMKSIARNMFEGFLDDLENNVLSGDDLKKLGKRVNLIVNGTENLVEDLSEKTQVAGKIFLKHLLKPKKQMNLKSLADYEDDESEDTESPFSSTESEDESEESSDEEKAESAQGLAMSPTESACEGEDDETEENAGLSQASVPPMTDPQETQVSQPKDKLKPCSHDHFRKLKTTKAEEMYPVMEKKGRTRLALIICNKKFDYLSDRNGSEVDLVGMQDLLGNLGYSVVVEENLTALEMETALRNFAARQEHRSSDSTFLVFMSHGDLDGICGTKHNEEEPDILHDDTIFQIFNNRNCWSLRDKPKIIIIQACRGRGDGSVWVTDTGVASAYSSDQPFQGYIWNDAVTKTHVEKDFIAFKSSTPHNISWRTDKTGSIFISKLIYNFRKYSCCHHLEEIFRKVQRSFEIPSVVIQMPTIERVSMTRYFYLFPGN; encoded by the exons ATGGCTG GCAGGGGGCCAGAGAAAGAAGATCCGGTCAACCTGATGAAGTCCATTGCCAGGAACATGTTTGAAGGCTTTCTTGATGACTTGGAAAATAATGTGTTAAGTGGGGATGATTTAAAAAAGTTAGGGAAAAGAGTGAACCTCATCGTGAATGGGACTGAAAACCTAGTTGAAGATCTCAGTGAGAAAACACAAGTGGCaggcaaaatatttttgaaacatcTCTTGAAGCCAAAGAAACAGATGAATTTAA aATCTCTTGCTGATTATGAGGATGATGAATCTGAGGACACTGAGTCACCTTTTTCTTCAACAG AATCTGAAGATGAAAGTGAAGAAAGTAGCGATGAGGAAAAAGCTGAATCAGCCCAGGGATTGGCTATGTCTCCAACAG aATCTGCATGTGAAGGTgaagatgatgaaactgaggaaAATGCAGGATTGTCCCAGGCATCCGTTCCACCTATGACAG atcCTCAGGAAACCCAAGTTTCCCAACCTAAAGACAAGTTGAAGCCTTGTTCTCATGATCATTTCCGTAAACTGAAGACAACAAAGGCAGAAGAG ATGTATCCAGTGATGGAGAAGAAAGGCCGAACACGCCTGGCCCTCATCATCTGCAATAAAAAATTTGACTATCTTTCTGATCGAAATGGTTCTGAAGTTGACCTTGTGGGGATGCAAGACCTGCTTGGAAACCTTGGATACTCAGTGGTTGTAGAAGAGAATCTCACAGCTCTG gaaatggaaacagcgctAAGGAACTTTGCTGCCCGCCAAGAGCACCGATCCTCAGACAGCACATTCCTGGTGTTTATGTCACACGGCGACCTGGATGGTATCTGTGGGACAAAGCACAATGAAGAAGAGCCAGATATTCTTCACGATGATACCATCTTCCAAATTTTCAACAATCGTAACTGCTGGAGTCTGAGAGACAAACCCAAGATCATCATCATCCAAGCCTGCCGAGGCA GAGGTGATGGGAGTGTTTGGGTGACTGACACGGGAGTAGCCTCTGCCTATAGTTCTGACCAGCCCTTCCAGGGTTACATCTGGAATGATGCTGTTACAAAGACCCACGTAGAGAAAGACTTCATTGCCTTCAAATCTTCAACTCCAC ataatattTCCTGGAGAACTGACAAAACTGGCTCAATCTTCATTTCCAAACTTATCTACAACTTCAGAAAATATTCTTGTTGTCACCATTTGGAGGAGATTTTTCGAAAG GTTCAACGTTCATTTGAGATCCCAAGTGTAGTGATCCAGATGCCCACGATTGAAAGAGTATCCATGACGCGATATTTTTACCTCTTCCCTGGGAATTAA